The following proteins come from a genomic window of Alosa sapidissima isolate fAloSap1 chromosome 20, fAloSap1.pri, whole genome shotgun sequence:
- the LOC121693912 gene encoding protocadherin alpha-C2-like isoform X14, producing the protein MLCVLHSASAVTHYSIPEEMEIGSVVANLAADLNLDVKTLSRRKMRLDNIANKKYFDINKETGELFILERIDREYLCISKSATTCVLKLDATIENPIRIFNIEVEILDINDNAPHFRRDTINLDISESTPVGERFSLNNAVDPDVGSNSIKTYYLSESEHFNIEIQSGRDGSKFTDLILKNPLDREKQNVHNLILTAVDGGVPARSGTASIVVRVLDTNDNAPQFHKESYTITLSENSPIGSLVVKLNATDLDEGSNAEIVYIFSLYTSEKTQQTFSLNPDNGEIRVKDMVNYEDFKIYDMEIIAKDKGANSLSGQCKLTILITDMNDNHPEISVKSFQSTIKENVEVDTIIAVVSVCDKDSGENGVVDIKINKNLPFELKESSDNYYELVVSTPLDRERVPEYDITFTVTDRGTPQLSDNETITVELLDVNDNVPRFNQTFFTIPVTENNAPGALLAALTAVDPDLHENQYLVYFIIEKEIANTSMSMLFSINPENGNLYALKTFDYEIEKEFLFHIEARDSGVPPLSSNVTVHIIIMDQNDNTPVIVSPWRAHGTVVEEKIPRNTDKGSLVAKVIAIDTDSVHNSRITYQFLQNTDATLFSLDQYNGEIRTMRMFSYRDARHQRLVVIAKDNGEPALSATVTIKLSTIETALKSYADMTEVPLEYDIFSDLNLYLVIGLGSVSFLLLITILVTIVLKCQKPKHSKAAPPSRNSVVSERNSTFADSTLVSNDAYWYSMFLAETRKGKLVVRQPVPKGSRYVVSSLPRSTGLSEPTDSAASTLQASTTTSSSSS; encoded by the coding sequence ATGTTATGCGTGCTACATTCTGCATCTGCGGTAACACATTATTCCATTCCGGAGGAAATGGAGATTGGCTCTGTCGTTGCAAATCTAGCTGCTGATTTGAACCTTGACGTAAAAACACTGAGCAGAAGAAAGATGAGACTGGATAATATAGCAAATAAAAAGTACTTCGACATTAACAAAGAGACGGGAGAACTGTTCATATTGGAGAGAATTGACAGGGAATACCTCTGCATATCAAAATCTGCAACAACATGCGTGTTGAAACTGGATGCTACGATCGAAAATCCTATTCGAATATTTAACATCGAAGTGGAAATACTTGACATTAATGACAATGCCCCGCATTTTCGTAGAGATACAATTAATCTAGACATATCTGAATCCACTCCAGTCGGTGAACGATTCTCTTTGAACAATGCTGTGGATCCTGACGTTGGGTCTAACTCAATCAAAACGTATTATCTTAGTGAGAGCGAACATTTCAACATTGAAATACAATCTGGTCGCGATGGATCAAAATTTACAGATTTGATTTTGAAAAATCCGTTGGACAGAGAGAAGCAGAATGTTCATAATTTAATACTCACTGCTGTGGATGGTGGCGTCCCCGCACGGTCCGGTACAGCCAGCATTGTAGTGCGGGTGTTAGACACAAATGACAACGCCCCTCAGTTTCACAAAGAAAGTTACACGATAACACTGTCAGAGAACTCCCCCATTGGAAGTCTGGTTGTGAAACTGAATGCTACAGACTTAGATGAAGGCTCAAATGCAGAAATCGTTTACATATTTAGTCTATACACCTCGGAGAAAACACAACAAACGTTCAGTTTAAATCCTGATAATGGCGAGATTAGGGTAAAGGACATGGTTAATTACgaagattttaaaatatatgaCATGGAGATCATAGCAAAGGACAAAGGCGCAAATTCCTTATCGGGACAATGTAAACTAACCATATTGATTACTGATATGAACGACAATCATCCAGAGATCTCAGTCAAATCATTTCAAAGTACAATCAAGGAAAATGTGGAAGTCGATACTATCATTGCTGTTGTAAGTGTTTGCGATAAGGATTCTGGGGAGAATGGAGTTGTTGACATTAAAATTAACAAAAACTTGCCCTTTGAATTGAAAGAATCCTCAGACAATTACTATGAATTGGTGGTATCCACCCCTCTTGATAGAGAAAGGGTTCCCGAATATGATATTACATTTACTGTCACAGACAGGGGCACACCTCAATTATCTGATAACGAGACTATAACTGTAGAATTGCTAGATGTTAATGACAATGTCCCTCGGTTCAATCAGACGTTTTTCACAATACCAGTGACTGAGAATAACGCACCAGGTGCACTATTAGCTGCCCTTACCGCTGTAGATCCAGATCTCCATGAAAACCAGTACCTCGTTTATTTCATCATAGAAAAGGAAATAGCTAACACCTCCATGTCCATGCTATTCTCTATTAACCCAGAGAATGGCAACCTTTACGCACTAAAGACGTTTGATTatgaaatagagaaagagtTTCTTTTCCACATTGAGGCCCGTGATTCGGGCGTTCCTCCTCTCAGTAGCAACGTCACAGTTCATATCATCATCATGGACCAAAATGATAACACTCCAGTGATAGTGTCTCCATGGCGCGCGCATGGCACCGTGGTTGAGGAAAAGATCCCCAGGAACACTGATAAGGGATCTCTAGTTGCCAAAGTGATCGCTATTGACACGGACTCTGTTCACAACTCTCGGATAACGTACCAGTTCCTCCAGAACACGGACGCCACATTATTCAGCTTGGACCAGTACAATGGAGAGATCCGGACCATGAGAATGTTCAGCTACAGAGACGCGCGTCACCAGCGCCTAGTGGTGATCGCCAAGGACAATGGAGAGCCTGCACTTTCTGCCACCGTGACCATCAAACTCTCCACGATAGAGACTGCTCTTAAATCCTACGCTGACATGACTGAAGTGCCTTTGGAATATGACATATTTTCGGACTTGAATCTTTATCTGGTAATCGGACTGGGCTCAGTGTCATTTCTATTACTGATCACCATACTGGTCACCATCGTGCTGAAGTGTCAGAAACCCAAACACAGTAAAGCAGCTCCTCCCAGTAGGAACAGTGTGGTCAGCGAGAGGAACTCAACCTTCGCTGATTCCACCCTGGTATCCAATGACGCATACTGGTACAGCATGTTTCTTGCGGAGACGCGTAAAGGGAAGCTGGTTGTGAGACAGCCGGTGCCAAAAGGATCACGTTACGTTGTGTCAAGCCTACCGAGAAGCACAGGCCTGTCCGAACCCACTGATTCAGCTGCATCAACTTTACAG
- the LOC121693912 gene encoding protocadherin alpha-C2-like isoform X15, which produces MLCVLHSASAVTHYSIPEEMEIGSVVANLAADLNLDVKTLSRRKMRLDNIANKKYFDINKETGELFILERIDREYLCISKSATTCVLKLDATIENPIRIFNIEVEILDINDNAPHFRRDTINLDISESTPVGERFSLNNAVDPDVGSNSIKTYYLSESEHFNIEIQSGRDGSKFTDLILKNPLDREKQNVHNLILTAVDGGVPARSGTASIVVRVLDTNDNAPQFHKESYTITLSENSPIGSLVVKLNATDLDEGSNAEIVYIFSLYTSEKTQQTFSLNPDNGEIRVKDMVNYEDFKIYDMEIIAKDKGANSLSGQCKLTILITDMNDNHPEISVKSFQSTIKENVEVDTIIAVVSVCDKDSGENGVVDIKINKNLPFELKESSDNYYELVVSTPLDRERVPEYDITFTVTDRGTPQLSDNETITVELLDVNDNVPRFNQTFFTIPVTENNAPGALLAALTAVDPDLHENQYLVYFIIEKEIANTSMSMLFSINPENGNLYALKTFDYEIEKEFLFHIEARDSGVPPLSSNVTVHIIIMDQNDNTPVIVSPWRAHGTVVEEKIPRNTDKGSLVAKVIAIDTDSVHNSRITYQFLQNTDATLFSLDQYNGEIRTMRMFSYRDARHQRLVVIAKDNGEPALSATVTIKLSTIETALKSYADMTEVPLEYDIFSDLNLYLVIGLGSVSFLLLITILVTIVLKCQKPKHSKAAPPSRNSVVSERNSTFADSTLVSNDAYWYSMFLAETRKGKLVVRQPVPKGSRYVVSSLPRSTGLSEPTDSAASTLQYSK; this is translated from the coding sequence ATGTTATGCGTGCTACATTCTGCATCTGCGGTAACACATTATTCCATTCCGGAGGAAATGGAGATTGGCTCTGTCGTTGCAAATCTAGCTGCTGATTTGAACCTTGACGTAAAAACACTGAGCAGAAGAAAGATGAGACTGGATAATATAGCAAATAAAAAGTACTTCGACATTAACAAAGAGACGGGAGAACTGTTCATATTGGAGAGAATTGACAGGGAATACCTCTGCATATCAAAATCTGCAACAACATGCGTGTTGAAACTGGATGCTACGATCGAAAATCCTATTCGAATATTTAACATCGAAGTGGAAATACTTGACATTAATGACAATGCCCCGCATTTTCGTAGAGATACAATTAATCTAGACATATCTGAATCCACTCCAGTCGGTGAACGATTCTCTTTGAACAATGCTGTGGATCCTGACGTTGGGTCTAACTCAATCAAAACGTATTATCTTAGTGAGAGCGAACATTTCAACATTGAAATACAATCTGGTCGCGATGGATCAAAATTTACAGATTTGATTTTGAAAAATCCGTTGGACAGAGAGAAGCAGAATGTTCATAATTTAATACTCACTGCTGTGGATGGTGGCGTCCCCGCACGGTCCGGTACAGCCAGCATTGTAGTGCGGGTGTTAGACACAAATGACAACGCCCCTCAGTTTCACAAAGAAAGTTACACGATAACACTGTCAGAGAACTCCCCCATTGGAAGTCTGGTTGTGAAACTGAATGCTACAGACTTAGATGAAGGCTCAAATGCAGAAATCGTTTACATATTTAGTCTATACACCTCGGAGAAAACACAACAAACGTTCAGTTTAAATCCTGATAATGGCGAGATTAGGGTAAAGGACATGGTTAATTACgaagattttaaaatatatgaCATGGAGATCATAGCAAAGGACAAAGGCGCAAATTCCTTATCGGGACAATGTAAACTAACCATATTGATTACTGATATGAACGACAATCATCCAGAGATCTCAGTCAAATCATTTCAAAGTACAATCAAGGAAAATGTGGAAGTCGATACTATCATTGCTGTTGTAAGTGTTTGCGATAAGGATTCTGGGGAGAATGGAGTTGTTGACATTAAAATTAACAAAAACTTGCCCTTTGAATTGAAAGAATCCTCAGACAATTACTATGAATTGGTGGTATCCACCCCTCTTGATAGAGAAAGGGTTCCCGAATATGATATTACATTTACTGTCACAGACAGGGGCACACCTCAATTATCTGATAACGAGACTATAACTGTAGAATTGCTAGATGTTAATGACAATGTCCCTCGGTTCAATCAGACGTTTTTCACAATACCAGTGACTGAGAATAACGCACCAGGTGCACTATTAGCTGCCCTTACCGCTGTAGATCCAGATCTCCATGAAAACCAGTACCTCGTTTATTTCATCATAGAAAAGGAAATAGCTAACACCTCCATGTCCATGCTATTCTCTATTAACCCAGAGAATGGCAACCTTTACGCACTAAAGACGTTTGATTatgaaatagagaaagagtTTCTTTTCCACATTGAGGCCCGTGATTCGGGCGTTCCTCCTCTCAGTAGCAACGTCACAGTTCATATCATCATCATGGACCAAAATGATAACACTCCAGTGATAGTGTCTCCATGGCGCGCGCATGGCACCGTGGTTGAGGAAAAGATCCCCAGGAACACTGATAAGGGATCTCTAGTTGCCAAAGTGATCGCTATTGACACGGACTCTGTTCACAACTCTCGGATAACGTACCAGTTCCTCCAGAACACGGACGCCACATTATTCAGCTTGGACCAGTACAATGGAGAGATCCGGACCATGAGAATGTTCAGCTACAGAGACGCGCGTCACCAGCGCCTAGTGGTGATCGCCAAGGACAATGGAGAGCCTGCACTTTCTGCCACCGTGACCATCAAACTCTCCACGATAGAGACTGCTCTTAAATCCTACGCTGACATGACTGAAGTGCCTTTGGAATATGACATATTTTCGGACTTGAATCTTTATCTGGTAATCGGACTGGGCTCAGTGTCATTTCTATTACTGATCACCATACTGGTCACCATCGTGCTGAAGTGTCAGAAACCCAAACACAGTAAAGCAGCTCCTCCCAGTAGGAACAGTGTGGTCAGCGAGAGGAACTCAACCTTCGCTGATTCCACCCTGGTATCCAATGACGCATACTGGTACAGCATGTTTCTTGCGGAGACGCGTAAAGGGAAGCTGGTTGTGAGACAGCCGGTGCCAAAAGGATCACGTTACGTTGTGTCAAGCCTACCGAGAAGCACAGGCCTGTCCGAACCCACTGATTCAGCTGCATCAACTTTACAG
- the LOC121693912 gene encoding protocadherin alpha-C2-like isoform X9: MEICKNANQRRRRYVAVFLLFSFLSSASAITHYSVPEEMEVGSVVANLAADLNLDVKTLSRRKMRLDNFVNKKYLEINRDTGEIFIFERIDREYLCSSKSATTCVLKLDATIENPIRIFNIEVEILDINDNAPSFRRDTIHLDISESTPVSERFSLNNAVDPDIGSNSIKTYYLSESDHFNIEIQTGRDGSKFADLILKKALDREKQTVHNLILTAVDGGIPARSGTASIVVRVLDTNDNAPHFDKESYNIDLSENSPIGSLVVKLNATDLDEGTNADIAYLFSLYTSEKTQQTFSLNPDNGEIRVKDMVNYEDFKIYDMEVIAKDKGVNSLSGQCKLTILITDMNDNHPEISVKSFQSTVKENVDVDTVIAVVSVSDKDSGENGIVDIKINDNLPFALRESSDNHYELIVSKPLDREKVPEYDITFTVTDRGTPQLSDNETITLELLDVNDNVPRFNKTFYTIPVTENNAPGALLASITALDPDLHENQYLVYFIIEKEIANTSMSMLFSINPENGNLYALKTFDYEMEKEFLFHIEARDSGVPPLSSNVTVHIIIMDQNDNTPVIVSPWRAHGTVVEEKIPRNTDKGSLVAKVIAIDTDSVHNSRITYQFLQNTDATLFSLDQYNGEIRTMRMFSYRDARHQRLVVIAKDNGEPALSATVTIKLSTIETALKSYADMTEVPLEYDIFSDLNLYLVIGLGSVSFLLLITILVTIVLKCQKPKHSKAAPPSRNSVVSDRNSTFADSTLVSNDAYWYSMFLAETRKGKLVVRQPVPKGSRYVVSSLPRSTGLTETSDSAASTLQYSK; encoded by the coding sequence ATGGAGATTTGTAAAAACGCCAATCAACGGAGAAGGAGGTACGTTGCggttttcctcctcttctcctttctcaGCTCAGCATCTGCCATTACACATTATTCTGTTCCCGAGGAAATGGAGGTTGGTTCGGTTGTTGCAAATTTAGCTGCAGATTTGAACCTTGACGTGAAAACACTGAGCAGAAGGAAAATGCGTCTGGATAATTTCGTAAACAAAAAGTACCTCGAGATAAACAGAGACACAGGGGAGATTTTTATTTTTGAGAGAATTGATAGGGAATACCTTTGTAGTTCGAAATCAGCCACAACGTGTGTTCTGAAACTAGATGCCACAATTGAAAATCCAATTCGTATATTTAACATTGAAGTGGAGATATTAGACATTAACGACAATGCACCAAGTTTTCGAAGAGATACTATTCATCTTGACATATCAGAGTCCACCCCAGTGAGTGAACGATTCTCTTTGAACAATGCGGTGGACCCTGACATCGGATCGAATTCAATCAAAACATATTACCTTAGTGAGAGTGATCATTTTAACATTGAAATACAAACTGGACGAGACGGATCAAAATTCGCCGATTTGATTTTGAAAAAGGCTCTGGACCGGGAAAAGCAAACTGTTCATAATTTAATACTCACTGCTGTGGATGGTGGGATACCCGCACGGTCTGGTACAGCCAGCATTGTAGTCAGGGTTCTGGATACAAATGACAACGCCCCCCATTTTGACAAGGAAAGCTATAACATTGATCTGTCCGAAAATTCACCTATTGGAAGTCTTGTTGTAAAATTAAATGCAACCGATTTAGATGAAGGTACAAACGCAGACATCGCTTACCTTTTCAGTCTATATACTTCGGAGAAAACACAACAAACGTTCAGTTTAAATCCCGATAATGGCGAGATCAGAGTAAAGGACATGGTTAATTACgaagattttaaaatatatgaCATGGAGGTAATAGCAAAGGACAAGGGCGTAAATTCTTTATCAGGACAATGCAAATTAACTATACTTATAACCGACATGAACGACAACCATCCAGAAATTTCAGTTAAATCATTTCAAAGTACAGTTAAGGAAAATGTTGATGTCGACACTGTCATTGCGGTTGTAAGTGTTAGTGATAAGGATTCTGGTGAAAACGGTATTGTTGACATTAAAATCAACGATAATTTACCTTTTGCACTAAGGGAATCCTCAGACAATCATTATGAATTAATTGTATCTAAACCTCTGGATAGAGAAAAGGTTCCAGAGTATGATATTACATTTACAGTCACGGACAGGGGCACACCTCAATTATCTGATAACGAGACTATAACTTTAGAACTTCTTGATGTTAATGATAATGTTCCTCGATTTAACAAAACATTCTACACAATACCAGTCACTGAAAATAACGCACCAGGTGCATTGCTAGCCTCGATTACAGCTTTAGATCCAGATTTACATGAAAACCAGTATTTGGTTTATTTCATAATAGAGAAGGAAATCGCAAACACCTCCATGTCCATGCTATTCTCGATTAACCCAGAGAATGGCAACCTTTACGCACTGAAGACGTTTGATTATGAAATGGAGAAAGAGTTTCTTTTCCACATTGAGGCCCGTGATTCAGGCGTTCCCCCTCTCAGCAGTAACGTCACAGTTCATATCATCATCATGGACCAAAATGATAACACTCCAGTGATAGTGTCTCCATGGCGCGCGCATGGCACCGTAGTTGAGGAAAAAATCCCAAGAAACACTGATAAAGGAAGTTTGGTGGCAAAAGTGATCGCTATTGACACAGACTCTGTGCACAACTCTCGGATAACATACCAGTTCCTCCAGAACACGGACGCTACTTTATTCAGCTTAGATCAGTACAATGGAGAGATCCGGACCATGAGGATGTTCAGTTACAGAGACGCGCGTCACCAGCGCCTAGTGGTGATCGCCAAGGACAATGGAGAGCCTGCGCTCTCTGCCACAGTGACCATCAAACTCTCCACGATAGAGACTGCTCTTAAATCTTACGCTGACATGACTGAGGTACCTTTGGAATATGACATCTTTTCGGACTTGAATCTTTATCTGGTGATCGGACTGGGCTCAGTGTCATTTCTGTTACTGATCACCATTCTGGTCACCATCGTGCTGAAGTGTCAGAAACCCAAACACAGCAAAGCAGCTCCTCCCAGTAGGAACAGTGTTGTCAGCGACAGGAACTCAACCTTCGCAGACTCCACCCTTGTCTCCAATGACGCATACTGGTACAGTATGTTTCTTGCGGAGACGCGTAAAGGGAAGCTGGTTGTAAGACAGCCGGTGCCAAAAGGATCGCGTTACGTTGTGTCAAGTCTACCGAGAAGCACAGGCCTGACAGAGACCAGCGACTCAGCTGCTAGCACTTTACAG
- the LOC121693912 gene encoding protocadherin alpha-C2-like isoform X10 has translation MENHKNAHQRRGYVSAFLIFSTIINSASAITHYSIPEEMEIGTVVANLAADLNLDVKTLRTRKMRLDNIANKKYLEINKETGELFISERIDREYLCTTKSASACVLKLDATIENPVRMFNIELEILDINDNAPHFRRDTMHLDISESTPVGERFSLTNAVDPDLGSNSIKTYFLSESDHFSTEIQTGRDGSKFADLILKKPLDREQQNVHNLILTAVDGGVPARSGTASIVVRVLDTNDNAPQFDKESYTIKLSENSPIGSLVVKLTATDLDEGSNSDITYLFSLYTSEKTQQTFTLNPDSGEIRVKDMVNYEDFKVYDMEIIAKDKGINSLSGQCKLTILISDMNDNHPEISVKSFQSTVKENVDVDTVIAVVSVSDKDSGENGVVDIKINDNMPFTLKESSDNYYELVVATPLDREKVPEYDITFTVTDRGTPPLSDNETITLELLDVNDNVPQFYQTFYTIPVPENNAPGALLASITALDPDLHENQYLVYFIIEKEIANTSMSMLFSINPENGNLYALKTFDYEIEKEFLFHIEARDSGVPPLSSNVTVHIIIMDQNDNTPVIVSPWRAHGTVVEEKIPRNTDKGSLVAKVIAIDTDSVHNSRITYQFLQNTDATLFSLDQYNGEIRTMRMFSYRDARHQRLVVIAKDNGEPALSATVTIKLSTIETALKSYADMTEVPLEYDIFSDLNLYLVIGLGSVSFLLLITILVTIVLKCQKPKHSKAAPPSRNSVVSERNSTFADSTLVSNDAYWYSMFLAETRKGKLVVRQPVPKGSRYVVSSLPRSTGLTETSDSAASTLQYSK, from the coding sequence ATGGAGAACCACAAAAACGCACATCAACGGAGGGGGTATGTCTCTGCTTTCCTGATTTTCTCGACCATTATAAATTCAGCATCTGCAATTACTCATTATTCCATTCCCGAAGAAATGGAGATAGGCACAGTTGTTGCAAATTTAGCCGCTGACTTAAACCTCGACGTGAAAACATTGCGCACGAGGAAAATGCGCCTGGACAATATTGCTAACAAAAAGTATCTCGAGATAAACAAAGAGACGGGGGAGCTCTTTATCTCAGAGAGAATTGACAGGGAATATCTCTGCACTACCAAATCAGCATCCGCGTGTGTGCTGAAACTAGACGCCACTATTGAAAATCCAGTTAGAATGTTTAATATAGAACTGGAAATACTAGATATCAACGACAACGCGCCACATTTTCGTAGAGATACTATGCATTTGGACATATCTGAATCAACCCCTGTCGGTGAACGATTCTCTTTAACCAATGCTGTAGACCCTGACCTCGGATCGAATTCAATCAAGACATATTTTCTTAGCGAGAGTGATCACTTCAGTACCGAGATACAAACGGGGCGAGATGGATCAAAATTTGCCGATTTGATTTTAAAGAAACCTTTAGACCGTGAACAGCAAAATGTCCATAATTTAATACTCACCGCTGTGGACGGTGGAGTACCCGCAAGGTCTGGCACCGCCAGCATTGTAGTTAGGGTTTTGGATACAAATGACAACGCTCCCCAGTTTGACAAGGAAAGTTACACGATAAAACTGTCAGAAAACTCACCCATTGGAAGCCTTGTAGTCAAATTAACTGCAACAGACTTAGATGAAGGCTCGAACTCTGACATCACTTATCTTTTCAGTCTTTATACTTCAGAGAAAACACAACAAACGTTCACTTTAAACCCCGATAGCGGCGAGATCAGAGTAAAGGACATGGTTAATTACGAAGACTTTAAAGTTTATGACATGGAGATAATAGCAAAGGATAAGGGCATAAACTCTTTATCAGGACAATGCAAATTAACTATATTGATATCTGACATGAACGATAACCATCCAGAAATTTCAGTTAAGTCATTTCAAAGCACAGTTAAGGAAAATGTTGACGTTGATACAGTCATTGCTGTTGTAAGTGTTAGCGATAAAGATTCTGGGGAAAATGGTGTTGTTGATATTAAAATTAATGATAACATGCCATTTACTTTAAAAGAATCTTCAGATAACTACTATGAATTAGTTGTGGCGACCCCACTGGATCGCGAAAAGGTTCCCGAGTATGACATAACGTTCACAGTCACGGACAGGGGTACTCCTCCATTATCTGATAATGAGACAATAACATTAGAACTTCTAGATGTTAATGACAATGTCCCTCAGTTTTATCAGACATTCTATACGATACCTGTCCCTGAGAATAACGCACCAGGTGCACTGCTAGCCTCGATTACAGCTTTAGATCCAGATCTACATGAAAACCAGTATTTGGTTTATTTCATCATAGAAAAGGAAATCGCAAACACCTCCATGTCCATGCTATTCTCTATTAACCCAGAGAATGGCAACCTTTACGCACTAAAGACGTTTGAttatgagatagagaaagagtttCTTTTCCACATTGAGGCCAGGGATTCAGGCGTTCCTCCTCTCAGCAGCAACGTTACGGTCCATATCATCATCATGGACCAAAATGATAACACCCCAGTGATAGTGTCTCCATGGCGCGCGCATGGCACCGTGGTTGAGGAAAAGATCCCCAGGAACACTGATAAGGGATCTCTGGTTGCCAAAGTGATTGCTATTGACACGGACTCTGTGCACAACTCGCGAATAACGTACCAGTTCCTCCAGAACACGGACGCTACTTTATTCAGTCTGGACCAATATAATGGGGAGATCCGGACCATGAGAATGTTCAGTTACAGAGACGCGCGTCACCAGCGCTTGGTGGTGATCGCCAAGGACAATGGAGAGCCTGCGCTCTCTGCCACCGTAACCATTAAGCTCTCCACGATAGAGACGGCTCTTAAATCCTACGCTGACATGACTGAAGTGCCTTTGGAATATGACATATTTTCGGACTTGAATCTTTATCTGGTGATCGGACTGGGCTCAGTGTCATTTCTGTTACTGATCACCATACTGGTCACCATCGTGCTGAAGTGTCAGAAACCCAAACACAGTAAAGCAGCTCCTCCCAGTAGGAACAGTGTGGTCAGTGAGAGGAACTCAACCTTCGCAGATTCCACCCTGGTCTCCAATGACGCATACTGGTACAGCATGTTTCTTGCGGAGACGCGTAAAGGAAAGCTGGTTGTGAGACAGCCGGTGCCAAAAGGATCGCGTTACGTTGTGTCAAGCCTACCGAGAAGCACAGGCCTGACAGAGACCAGTGACTCAGCTGCATCTACTTTACAG